Proteins encoded together in one Lathyrus oleraceus cultivar Zhongwan6 chromosome 5, CAAS_Psat_ZW6_1.0, whole genome shotgun sequence window:
- the LOC127083124 gene encoding histidine kinase 3, with protein MSLLHVIGFGLKVGHLLLVLCCWIVSIIYINWFISMDTKMGFLGDGGKMWLKWWEKILGSVCRIHQQYYQCIGSKKIRRKLWRKLLLTWVLGWCIVSLWIFCFMNLQVTEKRKETLASMCDERARMLQDQFNVSMNHIQAMSILISTFHHAKNPSAIDQRTFAKYTERTAFERPLTSGVAYAVRVLQSEREQFEKQQGWSIKRMDTMEQNPVHEDDYVPDELEPSPVHEEYAPVIFAQDTISHVISIDVLSGKEDRENVLRARESGKGVLTAPFRLLKTNRLGVILTFAVYKRDLPPNATPNERIQATDGYLGGVFEIESLVEKLLQQLASKQTVIVSVYDTTNHTHSIPMYGSDVSGDEFYHVSFLNFGDPFRKHEMHCRFKQKPPWPWLAITTSFGILVIALLVGHICHATVNRIANVEDACRKMTELKKLAEAADVAKSQFLATVSHEIRTPMNGVLGMMNMLMDTDLDVTQQEYVRTAQGSGKALVSIINEVLDQAKIDSGKLELEAVMFDIRAIMDDVLSLFSEKSQGKGVELAVYVSDQVPQQLIGDPGRFRQIITNLMGNSIKFTDNGHIFVTIHLVEEVFHSIEVERETTKETYDTLSGFPVADGRRSWEGFHAFSHEGPLGSFSSPSSTDLINLIVSVEDTGEGIPLESQVKIFTPFMQVNPSISRKHGGTGIGLSISKCLVGLMKGEIGFVSEPGIGSTFTFTAGFTNACPDSNEINTQKISNQPHPASSEFNGMAALVIDPRPVRAKVSRYHIQRLGIHVEIKSDLKQGLSTVTDGNVAINMVLIEQEVWERDTSISSQFVNNIRKILEVDKGIPPKLFILVNSTSSFRLTSSVTPCVHNPTVVTKPLRASMLAASLQRAMGVGNKGNPRNGEHQGLSLHHLLSGRKILIVDDNSVNRTVAAGALKKYGASVVCVSSGKEAISILKPPHQFDACFMDIQMPEMDGFEATQRIRKIENNVNIKELYVHLPILAMTADVMQATQEECLKYGMDGYVSKPFEAEQLYREVSKFFQSS; from the exons ATGAGTTTGCTCCATGTAATTGGGTTTGGTCTAAAAGTGGGGCATCTACTTTTAGTGCTATGTTGCTGGATTGTATCTATCATTTATATCAACTGGTTCATTAGTATGGACACAAAGATGGGATTTTTAGGAGATGGTGGCAAGATGTGGCTTAAATGGTGGGAGAAGATCTTGGGGAGTGTGTGTAGAATTCATCAACAGTATTATCAGTGTATTGGGTCTAAGAAGATTAGGAGAAAGTTGTGGAGGAAATTGTTGTTGACATGGGTTTTGGGTTGGTGTATTGTGTCTTTGTGGATCTTTTGTTTTATGAATTTGCAAGTCACTGAGAAGAGGAAAGAGACTCTTGCTAGTATGTGTGATGAAAGAGCTAGGATGCTACAAGATCAGTTTAATGTTAGTATGAATCATATTCAAGCCATGTCGATTTTGATCTCGACTTTCCATCATGCTAAGAATCCTTCTGCCATTGACCAG AGAACGTTTGCGAAGTATACAGAAAGAACGGCTTTTGAGAGGCCGCTTACAAGTGGTGTTGCGTATGCTGTAAGGGTGCTTCAATCTGAAAGGGAACAATTTGAGAAGCAACAAGGGTGGAGTATTAAGAGGATGGATACGATGGAGCAGAACCCGGTTCATGAGGATGATTATGTACCAGATGAATTGGAACCGTCACCTGTCCATGAAGAATATGCTCCTGTCATTTTTGCACAAGATACAATTTCACATGTCATATCTATTGATGTGCTTTCAGGAAAG GAAGACCGTGAAAATGTGTTGCGGGCGAGAGAATCAGGCAAAGGGGTTTTAACTGCTCCCTTCAGGCTGTTGAAAACAAACCGTTTAGGTGTTATCCTCACGTTTGCGGTCTACAAGAGAGATCTTCCACCAAATGCTACCCCAAATGAAAGGATTCAAGCCACTGATGG GTATCTTGGCGGGGTGTTTGAAATAGAATCGTTAGTCGAGAAATTGCTTCAGCAACTTGCTAGCAAGCAAACAGTGATTGTTAGTGTGTATGATACAACAAATCATACACAttcaattcccatgtatggttcTGATGTATCAGGCGATGAGTTCTATCATGTGAGCTTTCTTAACTTCGGAGATCCTTTCAGGAAGCATGAGATGCACTGCAG GTTCAAGCAGAAACCTCCATGGCCGTGGTTGGCAATAACTACATCGTTTGGCATCCTTGTAATTGCGCTCCTTGTTGGACATATATGTCATGCAACTGTGAATCGAATTGCCAACGTAGAGGACGCTTGCCGTAAGATGACGGAGCTTAAAAAACTAGCTGAGGCAGCTGATGTTGCTAAATCTCAG TTCCTTGCTACTGTTTCGCACGAGATCAGAACTCCAATGAACGGTGTTTTAG GGATGATGAATATGCTCATGGACACTGATCTCGACGTAACACAACAGGAATATGTCAGAACTGCACAAGGCAGTGGAAAAGCTCTGGTGTCAATTATAAATGAAGTTTTGGACCAGGCGAAGATTGATTCTGGTAAGCTAGAGCTCGAGGCTGTGATGTTCGATATACGTGCAATCATGGATGATGTCTTGTCCCTATTTTCTGAAAAATCTCAAGGAAAAGGAGTAGAG TTAGCAGTTTATGTCTCGGATCAGGTTCCTCAACAGCTTATAGGTGATCCAGGAAGGTTTCGGCAAATAATTACGAATCTCATGGGTAACTCGATTAAG TTCACAGACAATGGACATATCTTTGTCACTATCCATCTTGTTGAGGAGGTTTTCCATTCAATAGAAGTTGAGCGAGAAACCACTAAAGAAACATATGATACATTAAGTGGTTTCCCGGTTGCTGATGGTCGTCGAAGCTGGGAAGGATTCCATGCTTTCAGTCACGAGGGACCTCTTGGCTCTTTCTCGTCCCCGTCCTCCACTGATCTCATCAATTTGATTGTATCGGTTGAGGATACCGGTGAAGGTATTCCTCTAGAGTCTCAGGTGAAGATATTCACTCCATTCATGCAGGTAAATCCATCTATCTCGAGAAAACACGGTGGAACTGGTATTGGTTTAAGCATTAGCAAGTGTTTGGTTGGCCTCATGAAGGGAGAAATCGGATTCGTGAGTGAACCGGGCATTGGAAGCACTTTCACATTTACGGCCGGTTTCACCAATGCATGTCCTGATTCAAATGAAATTAACACTCAGAAAATCAGCAACCAACCTCATCCTGCATCCTCAGAGTTTAACGGTATGGCTGCATTAGTTATTGATCCGAGACCCGTTCGAGCTAAAGTATCGAGATATCACATTCAACGGCttggaattcatgttgaaataaAATCAGATTTGAAGCAAGGTTTGTCCACCGTAACCGATGGGAATGTGGCTATCAATATGGTCCTGATTGAACAAGAGGTTTGGGAAAGAGACACGAGCATTTCATCGCAATTTGTGAATAACATTAGGAAAATTCTTGAAGTTGATAAAGGGATTCCTCCAAAACTATTTATTCTTGTTAATTCAACTAGTTCTTTTAGACTAACTTCTTCTGTGACTCCATGTGTTCATAATCCAACAGTCGTCACAAAACCTTTGAGAGCAAGTATGCTAGCAGCTTCGCTACAAAGAGCCATGGGTGTTGGGAACAAAGGAAATCCTCGAAATGGAGAACATCAGGGTTTGTCTCTCCACCATCTTCTTTCCGGGAGAAAGATTCTTATTGTAGATGATAATAGTGTGAACCGCACCGTAGCCGCTGGTGCTTTGAAAAAATATGGAGCTAGTGTGGTTTGTGTAAGCAGTGGAAAAGAAGCCATCTCTATCTTGAAACCACCTCATCAGTTTGATGCATGTTTCATGGATATTCAAATGCCTGAAATGGACGG GTTTGAAGCCACACAGCGGATTCGAAAGATTGAAAACAATGTGAACATCAAAGAATTGTATGTTCATCTACCGATTTTGGCTATGACAGCAGACGTGATGCAGGCTACACAAGAAGAATGCTTAAAGTATGGGATGGACGGATATGTTTCGAAACCATTTGAAGCGGAACAACTTTATAGAGAGGTTTCAAAGTTTTTCCAATCATCATGA